Below is a genomic region from Fusobacteriaceae bacterium.
TTTAAAGGAGACAGGGTTATGGGAGAAAAAAAGGGGATGTTTTTGAAAACAAGGGATTTCAGGCGTTTTTTGACGGGATCGGCGATGGTCTTTTTGTTTTTGTTGCCGACGGCGGCTGTTCGGGGTGAAGAGGAAGAGCGGGACAGCCGGACTGTCAGCGCGGATACGGGATATGAAATCGCTGGCGTCGAAAAAGATATCGTTGACGGAGTGGACGCCAAAAATTTTGATTTGATCATTGAAACCGGTCCTTTCAGTCACGCCATCTACGGTGGATATGCCGAAGGCGTCAGCGCCATCAACAATACTTTGCTGATGAAGTCGGGAACGACCAATAAACCTCTATTTGGCGGTTATTCTTTCGGCGTCGCGGCCTTGGGCAATATCACAACGATAAAAGCCGGAACAGTTTCGGGCAAGACCTATGGCGGTTATGTCCAAGCTTATTATCACGAGCGTGAATCTGAAGAAGATGATAAATATGAGATTCCCGAAGGTCAGATTGAAATCAACGACAATATCGTCAATATTGAAGGCAGTTCTGATGTGGCCGACGTTGTCGGCGGCGGTGCCGTAAGCTATGCGAACACCGCCTTCTTCCTCAACAATCAGGTCAATGTCGGAGATACAGCCAAAACAGGCAATATTTTCGGCGCCTACATCGATCCGGAGGGAACTGTGATAGCGGAAGGCAACAGCGTCAATATTTCCGGCTCGCCGACAATCAATGGTTCCGTATTGGGAGCATATATACGTGCTGAAAACTCCTTAGATGACGAATTGGAAAATCCGAGTTTTTCTCTCAGATATAATTCCATTACGCTGTCAGGAAATCCGACAGGCATCAAAGGCCTATACGGCGCGTACGTAAAGCGCATAGAAGCCATTGAAGCTCCATACGACGCATTTACAGGCAACATGCTCCACGTTGACCGTCCCTCTGAAGGTCAGATCATTGTCGGTGACGGCGATGAAAGTTTACAGAAAATGGATTATGAAACTGCTATAGTAAAAAATTTTGAATTTTACCGGTTCACGCTTCCCGAAAACGAAGTATATGATGACGGAAAAGCAGATTTTGATAAAGCCCTGCTGTACGTAAAGGGGCGGGTGCTTATGAAGGCAAAGGGTGACATAACGGCGGTAGAAGAAAAATACGATTCTTACGTAGACAAATATCAAACGCCCGATTCCTACTCCAAAGTCGAAGCGATCGGCATCGGCCTCAACGAAATCATCGCCCCCGGCGACGAAGTCAAGCTGATTGAAACGGAAAATGACGACGACTTGATTCTTACCGCCGATACGCTGAAGGATCCCGTCGTCACCGACGAAGACGCTACAAAGATCGAGACGACCTGGAAACTGATCAACGACGTCCCCAACGTGCTGTCGGCCTTCCTGCAAAAACTGGAGGCGAAGCACAACCTCACGCGCTCCCGTGACTGGCGCGTACATTCGACGGAAAATGAGAATGTCATCCTGATCGTCAAAGGCAAGATGACAATGGAAGATGACAAAGAGCTTTATTTGGATAACTCTAAAGGAGGAGGAGTTTATGCAAATATCGGGACATTGGACATCAGAGAGGGGAATTTGCGTCTTGGCGACACAAACGCCTGGAACGGAGATGCGGAAGAAAATCCAGACGGCGTTATTATCAATAATCTCGTTATGGGCGGAGGGAGTACTGTATATGCTGGGGCTAGCGGATACCGAGTAAAACACTATAAGATTCACGCTTCCAAAGAGGAGGACGAAGTCTCGGCCGGAACCATCGACGGCAATCTGCTGGGAGACGATTCCCTCTTCACGTTCTATCTGCCGAAGACGACGAAAGCCAACGACAAATTTACCAAGGTGACCGGCAAGGCCTCCGTGGACGGCAGTACGGTCTATCTGGTCTGGAGCGGCAATGAGGATCCCGGCTTCGTGGACGGCGACGAATTATACCTGATCGAAGCGGCGGAAGAAAACGACAACGAAAGCCGCTCGGATATCGGGACGCCCGAAAATGTCGACGCGCCCCTCAAAATAGGCTCTCTGCTACAATACGACTTTAAACTGAAAACCAACGAAACACAACTGATCGCCTACCTCGACGGCACATCCGAAATCGAGGAGGAAGATGACTCTAACGGCAAGGGAAAGGGCAAAACCCAAAATCCGGTAAAACCTGTCGAGGAAATTGAGGAACCCGAAAGCGAGGAACCCGACGGCGGGTCGAAAGACCGGAGTGCCGGCGCGGGTACGACAAAATCCCCCCTGCTTCCCGAATCCCGCTCCATCGCCGAAGGCTATCTCGGCGGCCTGGCCCTCGTGATCCGTGGCCATGAACTCCTGACGGGCGCGATCCTCCCCAAGACCGACGACTTCGACTATCAGGTCTTCGGCGTCTTCGGCGGCGCGAACCTCCACTACAACGCGGGCGGCCACCTGGGCTTGAAAGACTTTACGGTTTTGGCCGGCATTTCCAAGCGGAAGGAAAATGAAAAAGGGGACCTCTACTTCGGCCCCTTCGTCGAATACGGCGTCGGTTCTTATCACACCCGGGATACGTATCCCACGATCGGAACCGTCAACGGCAAAGGTCACGCCAGATATATCGGCCTCGGCCTTCTGGCCAGATACAATTTCAAAGAAACCGAAGACGGCTATCTCTATCTTGAGGGCTCCGGCCGGATCGGCCGCCTCAAGGACCACTATGACAGCAAAGACATCAAAGACGCTCTGGGGAATGTGGCCAAATACGACCTCTCCTCCCCCTACTATGGCTTCCATGGCGGAATCGGCTATGTTTGGTACTTAAACGAAAAGACGGACCTCGATCTGTCGGCCAAATATTATCTGACCCGGATCAAGGGAGACAGTCTCCGTCTCACGACCGGAGACCCCGTTGACTTCCATCCGGCGACGTCCTCACGGGTTCAGGCCCGGGCAAAATTGAGCCGCAAGATCAACGTCAAATTCTCCCCCTATGTGGCGCTGGCCTGGGAGCGGGAACTCGACGGGACCGTCAACGCCTCCACGGGACGCTACGGCTTCGTAGCCCCGAGCCTTGCCGGCAACACGGGAATCGGAGAACTGGGCTTCGTCTGGAAACCTAAACCCCGCTGGACCATCGATCTGGGCCTTCAGGGCTACTTCGGAAAGCGCGAGGGACTCGCCGCAACGCT
It encodes:
- a CDS encoding autotransporter outer membrane beta-barrel domain-containing protein gives rise to the protein MGEKKGMFLKTRDFRRFLTGSAMVFLFLLPTAAVRGEEEERDSRTVSADTGYEIAGVEKDIVDGVDAKNFDLIIETGPFSHAIYGGYAEGVSAINNTLLMKSGTTNKPLFGGYSFGVAALGNITTIKAGTVSGKTYGGYVQAYYHERESEEDDKYEIPEGQIEINDNIVNIEGSSDVADVVGGGAVSYANTAFFLNNQVNVGDTAKTGNIFGAYIDPEGTVIAEGNSVNISGSPTINGSVLGAYIRAENSLDDELENPSFSLRYNSITLSGNPTGIKGLYGAYVKRIEAIEAPYDAFTGNMLHVDRPSEGQIIVGDGDESLQKMDYETAIVKNFEFYRFTLPENEVYDDGKADFDKALLYVKGRVLMKAKGDITAVEEKYDSYVDKYQTPDSYSKVEAIGIGLNEIIAPGDEVKLIETENDDDLILTADTLKDPVVTDEDATKIETTWKLINDVPNVLSAFLQKLEAKHNLTRSRDWRVHSTENENVILIVKGKMTMEDDKELYLDNSKGGGVYANIGTLDIREGNLRLGDTNAWNGDAEENPDGVIINNLVMGGGSTVYAGASGYRVKHYKIHASKEEDEVSAGTIDGNLLGDDSLFTFYLPKTTKANDKFTKVTGKASVDGSTVYLVWSGNEDPGFVDGDELYLIEAAEENDNESRSDIGTPENVDAPLKIGSLLQYDFKLKTNETQLIAYLDGTSEIEEEDDSNGKGKGKTQNPVKPVEEIEEPESEEPDGGSKDRSAGAGTTKSPLLPESRSIAEGYLGGLALVIRGHELLTGAILPKTDDFDYQVFGVFGGANLHYNAGGHLGLKDFTVLAGISKRKENEKGDLYFGPFVEYGVGSYHTRDTYPTIGTVNGKGHARYIGLGLLARYNFKETEDGYLYLEGSGRIGRLKDHYDSKDIKDALGNVAKYDLSSPYYGFHGGIGYVWYLNEKTDLDLSAKYYLTRIKGDSLRLTTGDPVDFHPATSSRVQARAKLSRKINVKFSPYVALAWERELDGTVNASTGRYGFVAPSLAGNTGIGELGFVWKPKPRWTIDLGLQGYFGKREGLAATLRVKYQW